The genomic interval GAACTTATTTGGACATTATAAAACATTAAGGACTAATTCGATCCCTGAGCAAAAGTTGAAGTGAACTGGCTATTCAccctataattttataaaaggagggagtagtaagaAAAAGGGCCTTTCCATGTCTTTATTTTCCTGATTTCCTCTTGTCCTGACAGCTTGACATTACTAACACCCTGATCAGTGTAGCACCTACCCCATCTCTCTCGCAATGTCTCATTCTTTatataaacttccaaaattAAACAGAAGAGAGAATTGAGCAAAAACCAAACAAGAGAACATTTGTGATTTTAGGGAAATCCATCTTGATATTGCTAGCTAGCGTTGTAATTCAGATTCTATCTTGTGCCTCATGCGGTTTTCGTTTTTTTGACTCTCCGTGCGCTTGAGGATGGGAAGCATCAGGAGAAAGGAACCCAGAAGCAAGGAGACGGATGGTAAAAAATTCATGTGGCATACcgagggcctgtttggttgggtATTTCAACTTACCACACCTTAAATTAGCACATGTTAAAAGTGTGGCGAACAAAATCCTTGCTATATTTTTGGCTCAAAAATGTGTGGCAAAGCAGCAAGAAGCTGCCTAACTTTCTTTCGCAGACTAAACTATGGAAGCAAAACAAACAAGGGCTAAGCATGTGTGGCTGACTAACATAAGGTGCGGCATTCTGTGGCATAGATCCAAACAGCCCCTGAATTCTTTTACGAAGCAAAGCTAAGCTAGAGATCTATCTCAGTTAATTATGTACATTTGGTAGCTTGTAATTAAGTTTGTAACATGTTTCATTTGCATGCTCCAACTATTTCCAGGGACACCCATCAGCAGTGCAAGAACCAATCTCAATATTCAGATTCTGTAGCATTGTCCGAGGTCTCTTAGCTCATGGTGCTTTGCGTGCCAGACTGGGAAGATAGGAGTAAAACGCAAATGCTATTAGCCGAAAGTTGTCAGCACACATTTCTCTATTTAGAGAAggttattaatttaattatttcgCAATCAGCAGACACGAATTAACATGCCAATTAATCTTCTTTTTATATGCAGTTCGATATGAAATATGTAATTCTCAcgtataattttcttttcttgctcaTGCATTATTAGCGTTGTTAGGTGAAATGTGCAGTGGAACAAGGTTacagagagggagggagaaatATATAGCCTCGTTCAAAATTCTGgaacaaaattttagaaatttcggtCCTATCAGACCCTCCCAATATAACATTATTTTGGCCagaatttcttaaaaaaaattttcattctattatatgaattcgataatatttttatttaaacttgGCCAAATTTCAGTATATCGGCATCCCTCCGATACAAACGCCAATTAAAAAACAGAAGATTAAACCCTGATATAGCTAATCTAGACTAGCGGCGGCAGGTAGACGGAAGTGGTGGAGGGCGGGGCGGCCGTCGAGGCCCTTGCCGTCGTAGTGCGCGAGGAACTCGGCGACGGTGGTGCTCCTGTACCGCGgcgggtcgccgccggcggtgagcTCGGCGATGGGGCCGTACAGCCTGCCGCTCCGGCTGCTCTCGCGGCCCAGGTCGACGTTGCAGAACGCCGCCACGGACACCCGCGCCGCGTCCCTGCTCCGGTTGGCCACCACCCGGTGCTCCACGCTCCTCATCCTCCCGTTGCTGACGAGCTCGAGCAGGTCACCGACGTTGACGAcgagcgcgccggcgacgggcgggacGTCCACCCACCGCCCGCCGAGGAGCGCCTGGAGGCCGCCCATGCCGTCCTGCAGGAGCACGGTCAGGAACGCCGGGTCGGAGTGCCTCGCCGTGCCGACGGTGGCCTCCGGCTCCGGGCACGGCGGGTAGTAGTTGCTCACCACGCTGACGCCGTCGGCGCAGCCCATCCCCCCCAGCCGCCCCGTCTCCAGCCCCAGCGCCGACGAGAGGAGCTCCAGGACGGACGacgccagccgccgcgccgccgcggcgtactCCGGCAGCACGCCCCTCACGTCGGCGGGGagctcctccggcgccggcgggtccGGCGCCGCCTGGCAGAAGAGCGTGTCGCGCCAGTTGGCGGCGGGGGACTCGAACAGGTCGAAGTTGGAGTTGAACCTcacgcggcgccgcggcgcgtcGCGCGTGTAGaacgccgccttcgccgccgccggccgctcgttgaaccgccgcaccgccgcgagCATCCCGTCCGTGAGGCGCGCCGGCACGCCGTGGTTGACCACCTGGAAGAAGCCCAccgactccgccgccgacctcacCTGGGCGACCACCCTGTCacggtcggcgtcggcgcgcgcGAGGTCGATGACCGGGAtggcatcggcgtcggcggcgtcggcggcggaggcgaccgGTGTGGGGTCGGGAGGGTGGTGGAAGATGCGCGGGACGGCGGtgacgccggcgtcgacgaggcCCTTGACGCCGGCCTTGGTGTCGTCGAAGGCCTTGAGCTCGCGGAggcggtcgtcgtcgtagcCGGACGGCATGGCAGgtggtcgatcgatcgaattgGGAAAGATAAGGCGGCGATGATTGAATGATTGATGGTAGTGGAGTGGAGTAGGTAGCTGGATCAGTACAAGGACGTCAAACAGAGGAGTCTAGAGAGTCTGGAGAGAAGCAAATTGGGGTGTGTTTACTTCgtactaaaattagaagtttggtttaaattggaacgatgtgatggaaaagttaaaagtttgtgtgtgaaaaaattttgatgtgatgaaaaagttgaaagtttgaagaaatagtttggaactaaactcgcgATTGATCATTCTGCATAGTCCATCCAATGATGCATGGCACATACTGCCATACTCGATTTCGTTTGGACTTGCTCTGGTTCTGCTGCTTGTTATCGCCAATCGGCTCCAGAAATACTGCGTTCGTGCGCAGTGGATATGAACTATTGTGTCTCAGGTAGGAGAAGTTGCTAAATTCGTGTGAATTCCATCAAATTTTGATGACAGAAATTCAAACTTGTCGGTTTGTGTCGAATTTTGAACGAAATTCACTGAAATCATTTCGAGGACTAGCAAAACCGTGGTGCTAATAGGTACAGGTTACAGCACTAcctatactacctctgtcctattttaagtgtagTTGTGGCTTTTCGTGTATAATGTTTGACCATCTATTTTATTGAAaagtttatgatttttttaaaaaaaagttaagtcacacataaagcaTTATTCaagttttatcatctaataacaataaaagtactaatcataaaaaaaaaatcaaataagacagacagtcaaatGTTAGACACGAAAACATACAGCTGCACTTAAAAGTAGCTACAATATCTATCCAACACCATTaacatattaaaatatatagtgcATTTCAGAAAACTACTGGTATTGTGActaaaatatcacaaaactacataaggtgttatatcacaaaactataatctaatactaaatttatcacaGAACTAAAGATTTAAGACCAATTATcataaatataactatatattcaatattgaaattatcataaaactacacatttCAAGGTTTAAATACCTATCACCATTGTGGCTAAAATAGttctaaacctatagttttatgatggttttgcaataaatgtgtagttttgtaataaatttgatgttaaatctataattttataaaacactaagttaaatctgtagttttacaatagtttggtcattttatctctagttttataaaatttactccaaAGTATAACTTCTATCTTTGCAAGTTTGCATCATTCCCCAGTGCTTCACTCTTTCTTCTACTACCCTCGTCCACTGCAGTTTCAGGATGTGTTCGGGTTGTAGTCCAACTTAATCAATGCCTTTCCAATCATTTGGCACCCCTATATAGCAACAAATTGAAGCTTACTCaaatcttacaaaagaagaattGGCAACAATCCAAACCaactctaccaaaattttagcaattgcCAAACCTTgccataccaaaaaaaaaaaaatgttaaggcAGTGGCTAGAATCAAACAGGCCCTGAGCCTTTCAGGCCTTCTTCGGCACCAGCCACGGGACAACACTAATCCACCAAGGGCCAAGGCTGTCAGTGACAGGCCCTTTGCAACCGGCAGCTGCAAAGGGCTAGATTGCCCAGATATCCCTCAGAACTAGCAACTGTCTCAGTGAATGCCTTTGGGCTAGAAACAACTGGGCCTCGAGTTCTGGTTTATGCGGCCCATCGCATGGACATCAGCCCATCACTTAACCAGGAAGAGAGCACCCAATTCCCCAGATCGCCGGAGAAACGAGAAGCTCTAGCCTGTCCGTCGGTTAAGCCGTTGCTGTTCCCGTGCCTGCAATTAAACGAACCCGATCACGAGCCATGTATGTACGCAACCACGCATCACCATCCATGATCTCACTTTTACCTGAGTGCGTGCACTATATGCCCAGGATAGCAGGAACGGATTTGAGGCTCCCAGCAATCCACGTCCAGAGataaagaggagagaaaaagagaaagaaacctTCCTTCCAGTCCAATCATAACCTGCAAGATTATAAGCAAATTAATTTGGTTCCCACgaaaaaaatacaatagtaCTAATAGTAAATTAATTGGGGGAAAAACATGGACCTCTCATGGACGCTTTGCCTTTGCACCAAGGAAATCTGGGTCACAGATGGGGATAACCACCACcagccagctgcagcagcatCGGACAAGAGAAGAAGGATCAGGCTCCCCCATCAATCCTATCATTATGATCAGCTTCTTTTACCCACTCACAAGCCTCCTCCTTTGGTTCCATGTCTCTCTcgcctttatttttttcagccGCCGCATCACATGCATGATACGCATGGCCCATCATCCTATGTAGCAAGAATCTGACTGATGTTTCAATTATCAGAATACGTTGTACCAGCTTCACGAAGATGTTTCCAGGCGCTAGCTATAGCTTCAGTCCACACAAGGACTGAAGCCAGCAAACACTGGTTTCAATTATCAGATGTACTAGCAGAAGTTCTTCACGATACCTTGGgagggttttctttttctttttccctcttccAGCTCACCTTCCGAGTTCCGATCATCACAAGAAACATCAATTCAGGTCCCGATAGAAGATGACCGACGCTGGCAGGTGGAATGGGGAGAAGCAACAGCAGTAGACATATCTGCACAGTCAAGAGGAGAAATTTCTAGCACAAAATAGCTGGAAGACAAAATCTTAGATAACACAAGCACACAAAATCTCAATTTAGTGGTTTCACCAGTAGAGGAACCCTAGTGTGTGACACTTCACATGTTTGCATTGTTTAAACAAAGGTTCTTGCGAGATCAATCTGATCTTTAACTCCTTTTTGACTCATAAGTTTAACTCCCTTCTAAGATCTACTTATAAGTTATAACTACAGCATTGGCAGTATAATTTTTACATCCtgatttgtttttcttcagTTTCACATGAGTCAACATgttaaattcatgaaaaattgCAGATACAAAGTAACCAATATCTGtgagtatataattatttagcTTTACAAATGcatgaaaaatatcaaaaaaagaGATTCGTCAGTTTCTTCTCACTTCGTCAGTCTAGCAACTAAGTAAATACAAGTACATATATCTTCTTCGATGATCAAGCCACCaccatttttagataatggataaaatccagcctctatatccaaagtggatatacacagccaaatcTAGCCAACACCATATAGTTGCAGTACACGATTGACAATCAAAAAGACATGTTCTTAATCTAACAATAGCTaaacgtgtgccaatattatcATGGATAATTAAATGAGAACATACATTCACCAGACGTGCAAAAAGAAATGACAAGATGTGCAGAAGGTACTGATATCTAAGATGACTATGGGTGGTTGCTAGCAGCTAATAATATTTCCTTTTATCATGAAAGTGTGTTTGTTccactcatattttatttaggACACTGGGCATTAAATAAGCATCAGAAGAAAATGTCATCCACAGTGATAACCAGCTGCAAGCACAAATAATCATAACctcaattgatttttttttctaacacaAGTTCATTGTTCCCTCTTCTCACTTCTGTTACTATGAACCTAACTCGCTATCAAGATGCCCATCACTTTTTCGGATTATCTTCAGCCATCCTGTGACTAAAACTTATGAGCAGATCAAAATGCAAGTGTCCCCTCAGATATCCAAGTGTAAAGAAGTTTCTATAATTGGATCGTTAAAATTCTTGAATCCATCCTTCACCATATGCACGAATCTATAATATGTCAGCAAACTAGAATATACTACGTAGAGAAGAATCATGATGTTTATGAACATTCCAGGATGCCAGATCAACCAATAGGCACTTATATAGCATGAAAAATAAGCTAAGAGATAAACAATGTGTACATATAAACAGAAGAACAGAGGAGCAAACTCCATTTGATGTAACCTAACAAGACAACCTGAAGTAgaaatcaacatatataatagccTTTTCAATTTCAACATATATAATCCAATAGCGAAGATGTCACGAGCAaggattatgtggagaagaatcGGGATGAATGGGGATAGATTGGATTATAGTAGATGAAATAACAAGGAATACGGTCCTGAACCTAAACGGCGCGACGCTCTCCGTCGCACTGAGAAGGCAGGCCGATGGGCACTAAGATAAATATTGATCTAATGCCTAACTGACCTGGGATAGGAtccctccttatatagatggagggctacttaatctaatcctaacaaaccttatctaatcctaacaaacccTAATTCTATCTCATGGGCCTAGGACTCCCGGCCCAAAGCCCATGACATTACTCCCCTCTTTTTGAGCAGCTCGTCCTCGAGCTGCAGCAGACCCTGCTAGACTCAAACAAAACACCATAACCTAAACTAAGACTCTTAAGCCTTTTACATCTCGGCTTTTATTATGAACAAAAATAAGAAACAATTCATGCGCAGGAGGACCTGGTCCTACAGAAACCCTGAGCAGGAGGTTAGGCCCACACGGTGGCCAAGAACAACAGCATGCCTCCCACCGAAGCCCACTTGTCCAGCCCAACAGCAAAGGAATAAATAGTTGACTCGGATGCTTCATGGGCCAACGTGGAAACCACCCAGCCCAGACCAGCCAACCCAATTGGGAGAGGACAGAAACCCTATCCTCTTGTTCTTCACGAGGCCACGCCGCCAGAAACGATGCAGCCGTGATCGAGCCGCGAGCTTCACGAACCAACGTGTGGACCCGGCGCGATCTGCGCCATCGCGACGCACGAGTGCCACGCCCACCCGTCGCGCTCGCGACTCGAGCCGCATGCACGCCGCCTGGCTTTGCTCCAACCGTCGCCAGAATTTGCGCCACCAACTGCGGAAACCGTGTCGCATCGCCTGGAAATCGTGCCCGAGAACCGGACACCCAAGTCGTGTTGTCGCTGTCTTCTTCTCCACCACCATTGAGGGCGCCAATGGCGACGGTGCCATCGCCAGTCCCAGCGGCAAGGTCGAGGTTGCGCAGCCACTCCCAGACTTGGCGCCGCGCGCCCTCGCGGACGCAAGGCCACCGCATGCCGGTATAATGGTTCGGCCTCCTCAAGGAAAGCAGCCGGCTCGGTTGACTGAGCCGCCAAGGCCCAGAGTTGCGCCGCCAAGTTCATCATCTTCTTCGAGATCTCGGCAAGACCTTCACTAATGTTGGGAACCGCAGCGATCTCAGCACCCATGGGCACGGAAccgaagctctgataccaagttgTCACGAGCAaggattatgtggagaagaatcGGGATGAATGGGGATAGATTGGATTATAGTAGATGAAATAACAAGGAATACGGTCCTGAACCTAAACGGCGTGACGCTCTCCGTCGCACTGAGAAGGCAGGCCGATGGGCACTAAGATAAATATTGATCTAATGCCTAACTGACCTGGGATAGGAtccctccttatatagatggagggctacttaatctaatcctaacaaaccttatctaatcctaacaaacccTAATTCTATCTAATGGGCCTAGGACTCCCGGCCCAAAGCCCATGACAAGCCCATGACAGAAGAACCTTCTTCGAGGAGCAGCTTCCCAACCATCTCAATCTCTTAAAACTATCCAGTATCCACACATTGTCATGACTGAAAACTCATGTGCAGAATCTTTATTTTGCCGATACATCTTTTATCTTATAAAAGTATAAAACAGAAAACACTGAAGAAAAACAGATAAAATCTGTTATCTCGCTTATGACTTATCAATTAACACAAATTAGGTTATTCCATTAAGACTTATAAATCAGGCTGGAAGGAGTAGCTTTAAATTGAGGTGGcctaaaattcttttttttaaagaaaaaaaaagtacacatCCACATATATCCCCAAGAAAACAGATCGAAATGTTGTAAACCTATAAATGAAATAAAAAGTTACTAAAACAGAGACTACTGAAACTAAAAAGGCACTACTGATTTTATCTTTAAAAGCTGATAGTGCTGGAGGAATCATTGAAAGAGATCATCACGGTCCTTCACTAGGTCAGGCCGCGATTTCCATAACCCTGGTGGGTTATACTCCGTATAGAACGAATTTTACACAATCGAGAAGGTTTGGCATCTGCCAGTGAGTGACCCTAGAAAATCGAAATTAGAATAAGCAAAATTTAATACCATCTGTTTGTCGCAGAAATTTACTAACACTAGATGTTTCGACATGTATTTGTAACAAACCTATGGTACATTTTTTATCATGGCATCAAACTGCTTAGAAACCACATAATTGAGCATTGCCTGATCAATCAGTTGGTCCTAAACAGCATTTT from Oryza glaberrima chromosome 3, OglaRS2, whole genome shotgun sequence carries:
- the LOC127765719 gene encoding DIBOA-glucoside dioxygenase BX6-like — its product is MPSGYDDDRLRELKAFDDTKAGVKGLVDAGVTAVPRIFHHPPDPTPVASAADAADADAIPVIDLARADADRDRVVAQVRSAAESVGFFQVVNHGVPARLTDGMLAAVRRFNERPAAAKAAFYTRDAPRRRVRFNSNFDLFESPAANWRDTLFCQAAPDPPAPEELPADVRGVLPEYAAAARRLASSVLELLSSALGLETGRLGGMGCADGVSVVSNYYPPCPEPEATVGTARHSDPAFLTVLLQDGMGGLQALLGGRWVDVPPVAGALVVNVGDLLELVSNGRMRSVEHRVVANRSRDAARVSVAAFCNVDLGRESSRSGRLYGPIAELTAGGDPPRYRSTTVAEFLAHYDGKGLDGRPALHHFRLPAAASLD